From the genome of Niabella agricola, one region includes:
- the tgt gene encoding tRNA guanosine(34) transglycosylase Tgt: protein MAQLSFQLQHTDTGSAARAGLIQTDHGQIETPIFMPVGTAGSVKAVTQAQLENEVQAQIILGNTYHLYLRPGLEVLEKAGGLHRFNQWHRPILTDSGGFQVFSLAGTRKIKEEGVTFASHIDGSKHLFTPERVMDIQRVIGGDIIMAFDECPPGGSEYGYARKSLDLTHRWLNRCWERFTSTPDKYGYTQNLFPIVQGATFKDLRKESCDFVAQKEATGNAIGGLSVGEPEDKMYEICDWCCQHLPVQKPRYLMGVGTPWNILECIGMGIDMFDCVMPTRNGRNAMLFTTEGVINIDNKKWEFDYSPIDAQLSNPMSNLYNKAYLRHLFKSGEILALTIASVHNLAFYLWLVKEARRQIIAGTYHFWKNQMIVKLKTRL from the coding sequence ATGGCACAACTCAGTTTTCAGCTACAACATACCGATACCGGGTCCGCAGCGAGGGCCGGTCTGATCCAAACCGATCACGGTCAGATCGAAACCCCCATCTTTATGCCGGTAGGTACGGCCGGTTCCGTAAAAGCCGTTACCCAGGCGCAGCTGGAAAATGAAGTGCAGGCCCAGATCATTCTCGGGAATACCTATCACCTGTACCTGCGGCCGGGACTGGAGGTGCTGGAAAAAGCGGGCGGATTGCACCGGTTTAACCAATGGCACCGTCCCATTTTGACAGACAGCGGCGGTTTTCAGGTCTTTTCGCTGGCCGGAACCCGGAAGATCAAAGAGGAGGGGGTAACCTTTGCTTCACATATCGACGGAAGCAAGCACCTGTTTACTCCCGAGCGGGTGATGGACATCCAGCGGGTGATTGGTGGCGACATTATTATGGCCTTTGACGAATGCCCGCCGGGTGGCAGTGAATATGGTTATGCCCGTAAAAGCCTCGATCTTACACACCGCTGGCTGAATCGCTGCTGGGAGCGGTTTACCTCCACACCGGATAAATACGGGTATACCCAAAACCTGTTTCCCATTGTGCAGGGGGCCACGTTCAAGGATCTGAGAAAGGAATCCTGCGATTTTGTGGCTCAAAAGGAAGCCACCGGTAATGCCATCGGCGGACTAAGCGTAGGAGAGCCGGAAGATAAAATGTATGAAATCTGCGACTGGTGCTGCCAGCACCTGCCGGTACAAAAACCCCGTTACCTTATGGGAGTGGGCACACCCTGGAACATCCTGGAGTGTATCGGCATGGGCATCGATATGTTTGATTGTGTAATGCCCACCCGCAACGGGCGTAATGCCATGCTGTTTACAACAGAGGGGGTGATCAATATCGACAATAAAAAATGGGAATTTGATTATTCACCCATCGACGCGCAGCTTTCCAACCCCATGAGTAACCTGTATAACAAAGCCTACCTGCGGCACCTGTTTAAAAGCGGCGAGATCCTGGCCCTTACCATTGCCAGTGTGCACAATTTGGCTTTTTACCTTTGGCTGGTAAAGGAAGCCCGCCGCCAGATTATTGCAGGTACCTATCATTTCTGGAAAAACCAAATGATTGTTAAGTTAAAAACGCGCTTGTAG
- a CDS encoding LptF/LptG family permease, producing MKKLDWYILNRLLISFVFCMLLFTVIAVAIDTSEKSDDFVKSGLSSWQIFTKYYMGFIPYIWSLLFPLFVFIAVIFFTSKMALRSEVIAILASGTRFTRFLRPYMIGGLLLATILFFGRAYFIPMANNIMSNFRKTYIDKNDPLKNRSESACSTCFYKRVDSITYMGVKNFDAVTQKSGAFFMDRVKRGKLVYNLRAESVRWDTTKRQRRWVAENVVERLVDSLGERVTHSKEKVVRLNMAPDELIKDEYLKDKLTTPGLKRLIKNEELRGTEGLNALKVELYKRTSTPFTVLLLTFIGAVIASRKTRGGSGMHLALGIVIAAVFILADQFSTVFSTKGNFPPLLAAWIPNLFFTFVAFQLYKTAPK from the coding sequence ATGAAGAAGCTGGACTGGTACATATTAAACCGACTGTTGATTTCGTTTGTATTTTGCATGCTGCTTTTTACGGTAATTGCCGTGGCGATTGATACCAGTGAAAAATCAGACGATTTTGTAAAATCGGGTCTTTCTTCCTGGCAGATCTTTACAAAATATTACATGGGCTTCATACCCTATATATGGAGTTTATTGTTTCCCCTTTTTGTGTTTATTGCTGTTATTTTCTTTACCAGTAAAATGGCGCTTCGTTCGGAAGTGATCGCCATTCTCGCCAGCGGTACCCGTTTTACGCGGTTTCTGCGCCCTTATATGATCGGAGGGCTGTTGCTCGCCACCATACTCTTTTTCGGACGGGCCTATTTCATTCCGATGGCCAACAATATCATGAGCAACTTCCGGAAAACCTATATCGATAAAAATGATCCGCTGAAGAACCGGTCGGAGAGTGCCTGTAGTACCTGTTTTTATAAGCGGGTAGACAGTATCACGTATATGGGGGTAAAAAACTTTGATGCCGTTACGCAGAAAAGCGGTGCTTTTTTTATGGACCGGGTCAAAAGAGGGAAACTGGTATACAACCTGCGCGCAGAGTCGGTACGGTGGGACACTACAAAACGGCAACGGAGATGGGTTGCCGAGAATGTGGTGGAGCGCCTTGTGGATAGCCTGGGCGAGCGGGTTACACATTCCAAAGAAAAGGTAGTGCGGCTGAACATGGCACCTGATGAGCTGATAAAAGACGAATACCTTAAGGATAAACTGACCACACCGGGATTGAAGCGGCTGATCAAAAATGAGGAACTAAGGGGTACGGAAGGATTAAATGCTTTAAAAGTAGAATTGTATAAACGCACATCAACACCGTTCACCGTATTGCTGCTCACATTTATCGGCGCCGTCATTGCCAGCCGTAAAACCCGCGGGGGAAGCGGTATGCACCTGGCCCTGGGCATCGTGATCGCTGCAGTATTCATCCTTGCCGACCAGTTTTCTACGGTATTTTCCACCAAGGGCAATTTTCCGCCGCTATTGGCGGCCTGGATCCCCAATCTCTTTTTTACATTCGTCGCATTCCAGCTGTATAAAACCGCGCCTAAATAA
- a CDS encoding citrate (Si)-synthase, eukaryotic codes for MEEFKVKFKEQADKLGAEIKTMLQEHGNTVIGETTLAQIYQGMRGMTALVTETSLLDAQDGIRFKRRSIPELREQLPKAKGGSEPLPEALFYLMMIGEIPTEEDVENLSAILQRRSHVPTYVFDTMKALPKDTHPMTQFVVGVMALQAESVFAKRYAEGFSKKDYWEATLEDTLNLIARLPHIAAFVYRRKYKGGKAVQPDGMLDWAANFAHMLGYDNEEFKELMRLYMVIHADHEGGNVSAHATHLVGSALSDPYLSYAAGMNGLAGPLHGLANQEVIKWIFEMQKELNTEAPTAEQIGDYVKKTLSEGKVVPGYGHAVLRQTDPRFTAQMEFGKKHMPDDPLVNTVWRIYETVPGILQSLGKVKNPWPNVDAHSGALLVHYGMKEYEYYTVLFAVSRSLGVLSSLCWDRALGMPLERPKSVTTAAVKRWLNKEVENLGD; via the coding sequence ATGGAAGAATTTAAAGTGAAGTTTAAAGAGCAGGCGGATAAGCTGGGCGCTGAAATTAAAACGATGCTCCAGGAACACGGGAACACGGTGATTGGAGAAACCACCCTGGCGCAGATTTACCAGGGAATGCGGGGAATGACAGCCCTGGTTACCGAAACTTCTCTTCTTGACGCACAGGACGGCATCCGTTTTAAACGGCGTTCCATTCCTGAGCTGAGAGAACAGCTTCCCAAAGCCAAAGGTGGCTCTGAACCGTTGCCGGAAGCATTGTTTTACCTGATGATGATCGGTGAAATTCCCACGGAAGAAGATGTGGAGAACCTGAGCGCCATCCTGCAACGCCGCAGCCACGTGCCTACCTATGTATTTGATACTATGAAGGCCCTGCCCAAGGATACGCATCCCATGACGCAGTTTGTAGTAGGGGTAATGGCCCTGCAGGCAGAAAGCGTTTTTGCCAAGCGTTATGCCGAAGGATTCTCAAAAAAGGATTACTGGGAGGCTACGCTTGAAGATACACTTAATCTGATTGCACGGCTGCCGCATATCGCGGCCTTTGTTTACCGCAGGAAATACAAGGGCGGCAAAGCGGTACAGCCGGATGGTATGCTGGACTGGGCGGCCAATTTTGCCCATATGCTGGGATACGATAACGAAGAGTTCAAGGAGCTGATGCGGCTGTATATGGTGATCCATGCAGATCATGAAGGCGGCAATGTATCGGCTCATGCCACCCACCTGGTAGGCTCAGCGCTCAGCGATCCGTACCTGAGTTACGCCGCAGGGATGAATGGTTTGGCAGGTCCGTTGCACGGTTTGGCCAACCAGGAAGTGATCAAATGGATCTTTGAAATGCAGAAGGAGCTGAACACCGAAGCACCCACTGCAGAACAAATAGGAGACTATGTGAAAAAGACGCTGAGCGAAGGCAAGGTGGTGCCCGGTTACGGACATGCCGTGCTGCGCCAGACCGATCCCCGCTTTACAGCCCAGATGGAATTTGGCAAAAAACATATGCCCGATGACCCGCTGGTAAATACCGTGTGGCGGATCTATGAAACCGTTCCGGGCATTTTACAATCATTAGGTAAAGTTAAAAATCCCTGGCCTAATGTAGATGCGCACAGTGGTGCCTTGCTGGTACATTATGGGATGAAGGAGTACGAATATTACACGGTTCTTTTTGCGGTAAGCCGTTCACTGGGTGTACTGTCCAGCCTTTGCTGGGACCGCGCCCTCGGAATGCCGCTGGAACGCCCCAAATCAGTTACCACAGCCGCAGTAAAACGGTGGTTGAATAAGGAAGTAGAAAACCTGGGTGACTAA
- a CDS encoding YtxH domain-containing protein, with amino-acid sequence MKNRDKYILGIAGAALAGIAIGLLFYTEEGKKTRKKMKNTANDWADSLGSLIASGKESLSDLSHKAMKKAKKSYQRVKGQAEEGYDDLKSAYNDVADEYSAGKVR; translated from the coding sequence ATGAAAAATAGAGACAAATACATTCTTGGCATTGCCGGGGCTGCACTGGCAGGTATCGCTATCGGGTTGCTGTTTTATACAGAAGAAGGAAAAAAGACCCGTAAGAAAATGAAAAATACGGCCAATGACTGGGCCGATTCGCTCGGCAGTTTGATTGCTTCCGGCAAGGAAAGCCTTTCGGATCTTTCTCATAAAGCCATGAAGAAGGCAAAAAAAAGCTACCAGCGGGTTAAAGGTCAGGCCGAAGAAGGTTATGATGATCTCAAAAGCGCATACAATGATGTAGCGGATGAGTATAGCGCCGGAAAGGTAAGATAG
- a CDS encoding phage holin family protein, whose translation MFELKEKLENVADDVEEIAKTYYRLSVVNIVDKGSKLGSSFLILALVTGLAFFIFLFIGFGASYWIGQALGNPMLGFFIVAGFLLLVLILILALNKKVIQPVIRNIIIKNLYD comes from the coding sequence ATGTTCGAACTGAAAGAAAAGCTGGAGAATGTTGCTGATGATGTGGAAGAAATTGCAAAGACCTATTACCGGTTGTCCGTAGTAAATATTGTTGATAAAGGAAGTAAACTGGGATCTTCTTTCCTGATCCTTGCACTGGTTACAGGGCTGGCATTTTTTATCTTTCTCTTTATCGGGTTTGGAGCCAGTTACTGGATCGGGCAGGCATTGGGCAATCCCATGCTGGGCTTTTTTATAGTAGCAGGATTCCTGTTGCTGGTGCTCATCCTGATCCTTGCCTTAAACAAAAAAGTGATTCAACCTGTCATCCGTAACATTATTATCAAGAATCTGTATGACTAA
- a CDS encoding ATP-binding cassette domain-containing protein, which produces MMQEYIEIRGARENNLKNVDLRLPKRKINIFTGVSGSGKSSIVFDTIATEAQRQLYENFSMFIRSLLPKFPQPDADAIEKLGMAIVVDQKRLGGGSHSTMGTITDISPVLRVLFSRVGKPWVGYANAFSFNDPQGMCPECGGRGRKLGFDASTFIDRSKSLKEGAIQAPGLASWEKDMYAHSGFFDVDKKLADYTKEEMDLLLYSGPRKFKMKFGNSDMNVTYLGLVEKFERAYIRRDIKTLSERKQKTIMPYLQEQRCPACKGARLNEAALSSEINGKNIAALSAMEVEELIPFLKKIDDPVAAPMIRTLTERLQHLVDMGLGYLSLNRETDTLSGGESQRVKMVKHLGSSLIDVLYIFDEPSVGLHPRDVYRLNGLLQKLRDKGNTVIVVEHDPDVIRIADHIVDVGPNAGTKGGQIMYEGTLEGLLHTNTLTGKYLKHSLPLKTDSRTPRGQLPVVGARVNNLQGVNVHIPEGVLTVVTGVAGSGKSSLIHHAFLKAYPQAVVIDQSAVGTSTRSNPATYTGMMDLVRKAFATANKVDASLFSFNSKGACENCQGTGVIYTDLAFLEGVKTRCEVCEGRRYKEEVLAYRLNGKSISDVLEMTVREASSFFTAKDIRKKLDTMIEVGLEYLTLGQPLSTLSGGECQRIKLASELHKKGSIYIMDEPTTGLHLSDVARLIELMEGLVDKGNTVVVIEHNLEVIKNADWIIDMGPEGGHKGGRVIFEGRPEALIAFPGSHTGVFLKAAMEA; this is translated from the coding sequence ATGATGCAGGAATACATCGAAATCCGCGGTGCGCGGGAAAATAATCTGAAAAACGTTGACCTCCGCCTGCCCAAGCGGAAGATCAATATTTTTACGGGCGTGTCGGGATCCGGCAAGTCGTCGATCGTTTTTGATACCATTGCCACCGAAGCCCAGCGTCAGTTGTATGAAAATTTCAGCATGTTCATCCGGAGCCTGCTGCCCAAGTTTCCGCAACCCGATGCCGATGCCATTGAAAAACTGGGGATGGCCATAGTGGTTGACCAGAAGCGGCTGGGTGGCGGATCTCATTCTACCATGGGAACGATCACCGACATTTCTCCGGTGTTGCGGGTATTATTCTCCCGGGTGGGAAAGCCCTGGGTGGGGTATGCCAATGCCTTTTCCTTTAACGACCCGCAGGGTATGTGCCCGGAGTGTGGTGGTCGCGGCCGTAAGCTGGGTTTTGATGCTTCAACATTTATCGATCGTTCAAAATCGCTGAAGGAAGGCGCGATACAGGCTCCGGGGCTGGCTTCCTGGGAAAAAGATATGTATGCACACAGCGGCTTTTTTGATGTGGATAAAAAACTGGCCGATTATACGAAGGAAGAGATGGACCTGCTGCTATACAGCGGGCCCCGGAAGTTCAAAATGAAGTTTGGGAACAGCGATATGAATGTGACCTACCTGGGTTTGGTCGAGAAGTTTGAACGGGCCTATATCCGGCGCGATATAAAAACGCTTTCCGAACGGAAACAGAAAACGATCATGCCTTATCTTCAGGAGCAGCGCTGCCCTGCTTGCAAGGGCGCGCGGCTGAATGAAGCGGCGCTTTCCTCGGAGATCAACGGCAAGAACATTGCAGCGTTGTCTGCCATGGAAGTGGAAGAGTTGATCCCTTTTTTAAAAAAGATTGATGATCCTGTGGCAGCACCAATGATCCGTACATTGACCGAACGGCTGCAACACCTGGTGGATATGGGACTGGGGTACCTGAGTCTGAACCGCGAAACGGATACGCTCTCCGGCGGGGAATCGCAACGGGTAAAAATGGTAAAACACCTGGGCAGTAGTTTGATTGATGTGCTCTATATTTTTGATGAACCCAGTGTTGGATTGCACCCGAGGGATGTATACCGGCTAAACGGCTTGTTGCAAAAGCTTCGCGACAAGGGCAATACCGTTATTGTTGTGGAACACGACCCGGACGTGATCCGCATTGCCGATCATATTGTAGATGTGGGGCCGAATGCAGGAACAAAAGGCGGACAGATCATGTACGAGGGCACACTGGAAGGCCTGCTGCACACCAATACACTTACCGGGAAATACCTGAAGCACAGCCTGCCGCTGAAGACGGATAGCAGAACGCCGCGCGGACAATTACCGGTAGTAGGGGCCCGTGTTAATAACCTGCAGGGGGTAAATGTTCACATTCCCGAAGGCGTATTAACCGTTGTAACCGGTGTGGCCGGATCCGGGAAGAGCTCATTGATCCATCATGCATTTCTGAAAGCCTACCCACAGGCGGTGGTGATTGACCAGTCGGCTGTAGGTACGTCAACCCGCTCCAACCCGGCCACGTACACGGGTATGATGGACCTGGTACGGAAAGCCTTTGCAACGGCCAACAAGGTAGATGCCTCCCTGTTTTCCTTCAATTCAAAAGGCGCCTGTGAAAATTGCCAGGGAACAGGTGTGATCTACACGGACCTGGCTTTTCTGGAAGGCGTAAAGACCCGTTGTGAGGTATGCGAGGGCCGGCGTTACAAAGAAGAGGTATTGGCGTACCGGCTAAATGGAAAATCCATTTCCGATGTGCTGGAAATGACCGTGCGTGAGGCCAGCAGCTTTTTTACGGCGAAGGATATCCGTAAAAAACTGGATACAATGATCGAGGTAGGGTTGGAGTACCTGACGCTGGGCCAGCCATTGAGCACCTTATCCGGTGGCGAGTGTCAGCGCATTAAGCTGGCCAGCGAACTGCACAAGAAGGGAAGCATCTATATCATGGACGAGCCTACCACAGGACTGCACCTTTCGGATGTAGCACGTTTGATTGAGCTGATGGAAGGATTGGTCGATAAAGGCAATACGGTTGTTGTGATTGAGCATAACCTGGAGGTGATCAAAAATGCAGACTGGATTATCGATATGGGACCAGAAGGCGGCCATAAGGGCGGGCGGGTAATTTTTGAAGGCAGGCCGGAAGCACTCATCGCTTTTCCGGGATCGCATACCGGCGTTTTCCTGAAGGCCGCAATGGAAGCCTGA
- a CDS encoding immunity 41 family protein, which translates to MNPILEQYLEYLESEHEFSYKLRMERAWDDQEYEKCIRLLLEVIESYRHSPLIPKSVVLFFTGMSHLIGQISNPAFFANRDPAYQELVEKRKKELLTLQEQFYSGALFNA; encoded by the coding sequence ATGAACCCTATCCTCGAACAATACCTCGAATACCTGGAATCGGAACATGAATTTTCATATAAGCTCCGGATGGAAAGAGCATGGGACGACCAGGAATATGAAAAATGTATCCGTCTTTTATTAGAAGTGATCGAAAGCTACCGGCATAGCCCGTTAATACCAAAATCGGTGGTATTGTTTTTTACGGGTATGTCACATTTAATCGGCCAGATCAGTAACCCCGCTTTCTTTGCCAACAGGGACCCGGCTTACCAGGAGCTGGTTGAAAAAAGAAAAAAGGAGCTGTTAACGCTACAAGAGCAATTCTATTCGGGAGCATTATTCAATGCTTAA
- a CDS encoding leucine-rich repeat domain-containing protein: MPISYLNKIIPSGTPRWLMGQTLHTPGREKFAGYKDKGLAWGFIGQEQLDAIEMLELWPDDQTTTQIPPVVARLPNLKALIIPSWFVATLRSTDLPDSLEVLQVGVSTEKKPKVSWNKDLTLPQIRSLDLGRVASDFYAGCFPGLRNTLTITAGNKRLLLTEICRCAQLKHLFLYKAGSVADLNMAGAPGLEFAAWMEARNADFDGLTGYHHLKEAEIKWNKSLISLRGLEQLTQLEQLEVSGCPKLEDLGTVAAMSRLKWLRVIDCGAAWAANETELKKRFTRAGFEKVRFESYGKHRLLEAWREL, from the coding sequence ATGCCGATCAGTTACCTGAATAAGATAATTCCCTCCGGTACACCCCGCTGGCTGATGGGGCAAACCCTTCATACCCCGGGAAGAGAAAAATTTGCAGGATATAAAGACAAAGGACTCGCCTGGGGGTTCATTGGCCAGGAACAGCTTGACGCCATTGAAATGCTGGAGCTGTGGCCCGACGATCAAACTACAACACAAATACCGCCGGTTGTTGCCAGGCTCCCGAACCTCAAAGCCCTGATCATTCCTTCATGGTTCGTTGCCACACTCCGATCCACAGATCTCCCGGACAGTCTGGAAGTTTTGCAGGTTGGTGTATCAACCGAGAAAAAACCTAAGGTATCCTGGAATAAAGACCTTACCCTGCCCCAGATCCGGTCCCTCGATCTGGGCAGGGTGGCCTCCGATTTCTATGCCGGCTGCTTTCCCGGTCTTCGCAACACGCTAACGATCACAGCCGGTAATAAACGCCTTTTATTGACGGAGATTTGCCGGTGTGCACAGCTAAAACATCTTTTTCTTTATAAAGCAGGCTCCGTTGCCGACCTGAACATGGCCGGCGCTCCCGGTCTTGAATTTGCCGCCTGGATGGAAGCTAGAAACGCAGATTTCGATGGACTTACCGGTTACCACCATCTAAAAGAGGCTGAGATCAAATGGAATAAGTCGCTGATATCCCTGCGCGGATTAGAGCAACTGACCCAACTGGAGCAGCTCGAAGTTTCCGGATGCCCGAAGCTGGAAGACCTGGGGACCGTTGCAGCAATGAGCCGTCTTAAATGGCTGCGCGTCATTGACTGTGGTGCGGCATGGGCAGCGAACGAAACGGAATTGAAAAAAAGATTTACCCGGGCGGGGTTTGAAAAGGTTCGTTTTGAATCTTACGGTAAACACCGGTTGCTGGAGGCCTGGCGTGAACTTTAA
- a CDS encoding TIM barrel protein, translated as MKLTITFQKGIVILLVFFCQAALAQTGFPKPLRLGFNIGMDKVTVEGMKAAKAAGIDCIEIGMGGIVDTARNFLKPDAAVFEIAQRARKAANEAGIQIWSVHMPYGKNIDLSLGDEAERKAVVEMHTRVLRYVAVLKPHIILFHPSWYLNRGERPLRKKQLVQSVKALNPLVKQQGSIMVIENMLGPELQHGPVRERPLLRTVEEAVEVMNLLPRDVYSAIDLNHIKYPEKLILAMGSRLKTLHVADGTGREENHYFPCNGKGENNWVAILQALDRVHYDGPFLYESHASNVADYKSCYQSLYAAAFSTGPALSTMLAQKIFPLTGQLGTLQTTRAFQTSIQPLTQGYAAQLQQAARNCTDRACLAAACSLSPELIRQAGDAWVKEYARNARLKAIVAGLRKNETYYRLHALKDTAYLRQVWENEAGNINRIFNIYIKGDAPRYPKIDSIRFGIKDKVYPKTLKDYLVQVAGNAALPATPFHAALRVLELNGRYEAARFEPLQEGLNQAPFRQLKKTNWSRYAYSLILVPGLGPEDPAVTLDSGGARRCHDAAELYKKGLAPFIVVSGGNVHPFLTPYNEAVEMKRYLTQVMGIPEMAVFIEPHARHTTTNIRNTNRMIYRFKIPVNKPVLIATDANQTRYIRSNMSKTALRDLGYLPYDNMQPIAAEQTSYYPNKDCLQTDASDPLDP; from the coding sequence ATGAAACTGACAATCACATTTCAAAAAGGAATCGTTATTCTTCTGGTGTTTTTCTGCCAGGCCGCCTTGGCTCAAACGGGTTTCCCCAAACCACTGCGGCTGGGTTTCAATATCGGGATGGATAAGGTAACGGTGGAGGGCATGAAGGCCGCGAAAGCTGCGGGTATCGATTGCATCGAAATTGGCATGGGTGGCATTGTGGATACGGCCCGCAACTTTTTAAAACCAGATGCAGCCGTTTTTGAAATAGCACAGCGCGCCCGGAAAGCGGCAAATGAAGCCGGTATACAGATCTGGTCGGTTCATATGCCTTACGGGAAAAACATCGACCTGTCGTTGGGCGATGAAGCTGAACGGAAAGCCGTTGTGGAGATGCATACACGTGTGTTAAGATATGTAGCCGTTTTAAAACCGCATATCATTCTTTTTCATCCCAGCTGGTATTTAAACCGGGGTGAACGTCCGCTGCGCAAAAAGCAACTCGTGCAATCCGTAAAGGCGCTAAATCCCCTGGTAAAGCAACAGGGCTCGATAATGGTTATTGAAAACATGCTGGGACCGGAACTGCAGCACGGGCCGGTACGGGAGCGTCCGTTGCTACGCACGGTGGAAGAAGCGGTTGAAGTAATGAACCTGCTTCCCCGCGATGTGTATTCGGCCATTGATCTGAACCATATCAAATACCCCGAAAAGCTGATCCTGGCGATGGGCAGCCGTTTAAAAACCCTGCACGTGGCGGATGGCACCGGTCGTGAGGAAAACCATTATTTTCCCTGTAACGGTAAAGGCGAAAACAACTGGGTGGCCATCCTGCAGGCACTGGACCGGGTACATTACGACGGCCCTTTTTTGTATGAAAGCCATGCATCCAATGTAGCCGATTATAAATCCTGCTATCAATCGCTTTACGCAGCAGCATTTAGTACCGGCCCGGCGCTCAGCACGATGCTGGCGCAGAAAATTTTTCCGCTTACCGGACAGCTGGGAACCCTGCAGACAACCCGGGCCTTTCAGACCAGTATACAGCCGCTCACCCAGGGCTATGCGGCACAACTGCAACAGGCCGCCCGGAACTGTACAGATCGGGCATGCCTTGCAGCTGCATGCAGCCTGTCACCTGAACTCATCCGGCAAGCGGGCGATGCCTGGGTTAAAGAATACGCCCGCAATGCACGTTTGAAGGCCATTGTTGCCGGGCTCCGGAAAAACGAAACTTACTACCGGCTGCATGCATTAAAGGATACGGCTTACCTGCGCCAGGTTTGGGAAAACGAAGCCGGCAATATCAACCGGATCTTTAATATTTATATAAAGGGGGATGCACCCCGGTATCCGAAAATTGATTCCATCCGGTTTGGCATAAAGGATAAGGTATATCCAAAAACTCTGAAAGATTACCTGGTACAGGTGGCCGGTAATGCGGCATTACCGGCCACCCCCTTCCATGCTGCCCTCCGGGTGCTGGAGCTTAACGGGCGCTATGAAGCGGCCCGCTTTGAACCCCTGCAGGAAGGTTTGAACCAGGCGCCGTTCCGGCAATTGAAAAAAACCAATTGGAGCCGCTATGCCTACAGCCTGATCCTGGTGCCGGGACTTGGCCCTGAAGACCCGGCGGTAACCCTGGATTCGGGCGGTGCCCGTCGTTGCCATGATGCAGCTGAACTGTATAAAAAAGGGCTGGCGCCGTTTATTGTTGTTTCCGGCGGCAATGTGCATCCTTTTTTAACGCCCTATAACGAAGCGGTGGAAATGAAACGGTATCTTACTCAGGTTATGGGCATACCGGAAATGGCCGTTTTTATTGAGCCCCATGCCCGGCATACCACCACTAATATCCGTAATACCAACCGGATGATCTACCGGTTTAAGATACCGGTCAACAAACCGGTATTGATTGCTACAGATGCCAACCAGACGCGGTATATCCGGAGTAATATGAGCAAGACCGCGCTCCGCGATTTAGGATATCTTCCTTACGATAACATGCAGCCCATTGCCGCAGAACAAACCTCTTATTATCCCAATAAAGACTGCCTGCAAACGGATGCTTCAGACCCGCTGGATCCATAG
- a CDS encoding LytR/AlgR family response regulator transcription factor — protein sequence MNCLIVDDNKIARTTLKQLAAQVSDLNVVGEASGALEASNRLRQQPVDLLLLDIEMEEMTGLELARLLGDNRPVIIFISAKKEYAIEAFELNVADYITKPVQPVRFLQAIDRAREIIASNRQQLDVQTDAFLFIRDSNVVKRLGFDEILYAEAMGDYVKLHTGKKFYAVHCPLKTVEERLPARQFIRVHRSYIVAVDKIDSVEQGTLIIGGKPVPVADAYRSALNKRLNVL from the coding sequence ATGAACTGTTTGATTGTTGATGATAACAAAATTGCACGCACCACATTGAAACAACTGGCAGCCCAGGTGAGCGATCTCAATGTGGTGGGTGAGGCGTCCGGTGCACTGGAGGCCAGTAACCGGTTACGGCAGCAGCCCGTGGATTTGTTATTGCTGGATATTGAAATGGAAGAAATGACCGGGCTGGAGCTGGCACGGCTCCTGGGAGATAACCGGCCGGTGATCATTTTTATATCCGCAAAAAAAGAATACGCGATCGAAGCGTTTGAGCTGAATGTAGCAGACTATATTACCAAGCCCGTGCAGCCGGTACGTTTTCTGCAGGCCATTGACCGCGCAAGAGAAATTATTGCCAGCAACCGGCAGCAACTGGATGTGCAAACAGATGCCTTTCTTTTTATACGCGATTCTAATGTGGTAAAACGGCTGGGCTTCGATGAGATCCTGTATGCAGAAGCCATGGGCGATTATGTAAAATTACATACTGGTAAGAAATTTTATGCCGTACACTGTCCGCTGAAAACGGTGGAAGAGCGGTTGCCGGCCCGGCAGTTCATCCGGGTGCACCGTTCCTATATTGTTGCAGTGGATAAGATCGACAGTGTGGAACAGGGAACGCTCATCATCGGCGGCAAACCCGTGCCCGTTGCTGATGCTTACCGAAGCGCGCTCAATAAACGGCTAAATGTGCTTTAA